In Virgibacillus sp. NKC19-16, a single genomic region encodes these proteins:
- the larC gene encoding nickel insertion protein yields MVSYPPPDYEHVDDEMIKMEVNLDDISGEWLGYVMDVLFEAGANDVFYTPIYMKKNRPGILLQLLCPRKDMDKMKEILLKETTTFGIRYYPLTVHRMERNFVKVETEWGPSVTVKQGVYNGEVVQRSPEYEDCKAIAEQFDVPLKEVYERVWRKVE; encoded by the coding sequence ATGGTTTCCTATCCACCTCCTGATTATGAGCATGTTGATGATGAAATGATTAAAATGGAAGTGAATCTCGATGACATTTCCGGCGAATGGCTTGGTTATGTAATGGATGTCTTATTTGAAGCTGGGGCAAACGATGTATTCTATACACCGATTTATATGAAAAAGAATAGACCGGGAATCTTACTTCAATTGCTTTGTCCCCGAAAAGATATGGATAAAATGAAAGAGATTTTGCTCAAGGAAACAACCACATTTGGCATTCGTTATTATCCATTGACTGTGCATCGCATGGAACGAAATTTTGTTAAAGTAGAAACGGAGTGGGGCCCCTCCGTTACGGTGAAACAGGGAGTTTATAATGGTGAGGTTGTTCAGAGATCACCGGAATATGAGGATTGTAAGGCGATTGCTGAGCAGTTTGATGTGCCGTTGAAGGAGGTTTATGAGAGGGTTTGGAGGAAAGTGGAATAG
- a CDS encoding gluconate:H+ symporter, whose product MPLLIVALGVVLLLVLIMKFKVNTFISLVVVSFALALALGMPINEIVASIEYGLGDTLGGIALVFGLGAILGKLVADAGGAQRIAMTLIHKFGEKRIQWAVVAGGFILGIALFFEVGLVLLIPIAYQIAKQLKVQFFWLGLPMTTALSVTHAFLPPSPGITVIAQQYGANVGLVLVYGIIIGIPTVIIAGPLFTRFAQKMVPSAFEREPSGSMASIGEAKEFKLEDTPGFGVSLFTSLFPVILMGISTIISVIKDSMGISDNVFFDIVAMLGAPTTVMLLSVLLAIYTMGVARKIPMSQLMKSAENSVAAIGMMLLILGAGGALKQVLIDGGVGDYVAQIFEGSTISPILLAWLIAALLRIAQGSATVAALTTAGLVIPMMQGSDVSLELMVLATGAGSIIASHVNDTGFWIVKESFGLTMKETFATWTVLETIISVCGLVFVLFLSLFI is encoded by the coding sequence ATGCCATTACTAATCGTCGCGCTCGGCGTTGTCTTATTACTAGTTTTAATAATGAAATTCAAAGTAAACACGTTCATTTCATTAGTTGTTGTTTCATTTGCCCTTGCATTGGCATTGGGCATGCCGATAAATGAAATTGTTGCCTCCATTGAATATGGTTTGGGCGATACGTTAGGTGGAATTGCATTAGTCTTTGGACTTGGTGCTATTTTAGGCAAATTAGTCGCCGATGCCGGGGGAGCCCAGCGTATTGCCATGACGTTGATTCATAAATTCGGAGAAAAACGCATTCAGTGGGCGGTTGTTGCTGGTGGTTTCATTCTAGGGATTGCACTATTTTTCGAAGTTGGGCTCGTATTATTAATCCCGATTGCTTATCAAATTGCTAAACAACTAAAAGTCCAGTTTTTCTGGTTAGGATTACCAATGACTACTGCTTTATCGGTAACCCATGCGTTCTTGCCTCCATCTCCAGGTATTACCGTTATTGCTCAGCAATATGGTGCCAATGTGGGGTTGGTATTAGTATATGGAATTATCATTGGAATTCCAACAGTAATTATAGCAGGGCCATTATTTACGAGATTTGCACAAAAAATGGTTCCATCTGCATTTGAAAGAGAACCATCCGGCAGTATGGCCTCTATTGGGGAAGCAAAAGAATTTAAATTGGAAGATACTCCTGGTTTTGGGGTTAGTTTATTCACATCTTTATTTCCTGTAATTTTGATGGGGATTTCTACAATTATTTCGGTAATAAAAGACTCCATGGGAATTTCGGATAACGTATTCTTTGATATTGTTGCAATGCTAGGTGCTCCAACAACCGTTATGCTGCTATCTGTTTTACTTGCTATATATACCATGGGAGTAGCAAGAAAGATACCAATGAGCCAGCTTATGAAATCAGCGGAAAATTCTGTTGCTGCCATCGGTATGATGTTACTGATCCTAGGTGCAGGTGGTGCATTAAAACAAGTATTAATTGATGGTGGAGTAGGAGATTATGTTGCGCAGATCTTTGAAGGAAGTACCATTTCTCCAATACTATTAGCTTGGTTGATAGCTGCTTTGCTAAGAATTGCACAAGGGTCTGCAACTGTAGCTGCTCTAACAACAGCTGGGTTAGTAATCCCAATGATGCAGGGTTCAGATGTTAGCCTTGAACTAATGGTGCTTGCAACAGGTGCAGGAAGTATTATTGCTTCTCACGTAAATGATACTGGATTCTGGATTGTTAAAGAATCCTTTGGCTTAACAATGAAAGAAACATTTGCAACGTGGACAGTGCTGGAAACAATTATTTCCGTATGTGGACTTGTGTTTGTTCTGTTCTTAAGCTTGTTTATTTAG
- a CDS encoding SDR family oxidoreductase, whose amino-acid sequence MSNLFDLTGKTAVAVGGNSVLGGSIAKGLAAQGAQVAIIGRNMEKAEEVTKEIEAEGGVAKSFQADVSDLETIEKAAKDIEAWAGGWDIVLNAPGKNSSTPFMELDTNEWDDIMDVNLRGLVFTTQIFAKKMIEQERKGSIINISSVSSGPPLSKVFTYSASKAGVNNVTQFLAREFAPNGIRVNAIIPGFFPAEQNRKILSEDRIASIMSHTPLNRFGEPEELQGAAVYLASDKASGFVTGSLLRVDGGFGSMTI is encoded by the coding sequence ATGAGTAACTTATTCGATTTAACAGGAAAAACCGCCGTAGCAGTTGGCGGAAACAGTGTATTAGGTGGATCGATCGCGAAAGGATTGGCAGCACAGGGCGCACAAGTAGCGATCATCGGTCGTAACATGGAAAAAGCGGAAGAAGTAACAAAGGAGATCGAAGCTGAGGGCGGTGTCGCAAAATCTTTCCAAGCCGACGTAAGTGATCTTGAAACCATAGAGAAAGCGGCAAAAGATATCGAAGCATGGGCCGGTGGCTGGGACATTGTATTAAATGCACCTGGTAAAAACAGCTCTACCCCATTCATGGAATTAGATACAAATGAATGGGATGACATTATGGATGTCAATTTAAGAGGACTCGTATTTACAACCCAAATTTTTGCGAAAAAAATGATTGAACAAGAACGAAAAGGCAGCATTATTAATATTTCATCCGTATCATCAGGACCGCCATTATCTAAAGTATTTACGTATTCAGCTTCAAAGGCAGGCGTAAATAATGTGACACAATTCCTGGCGAGAGAATTTGCTCCAAATGGAATTCGTGTAAACGCCATTATTCCAGGATTCTTCCCTGCAGAGCAAAATCGTAAAATCCTAAGTGAGGACAGGATCGCTTCCATCATGAGCCATACACCACTCAATCGTTTCGGTGAGCCGGAAGAACTCCAAGGAGCAGCTGTATATCTTGCTTCTGATAAAGCATCAGGCTTTGTAACAGGATCACTTCTGCGTGTCGATGGCGGATTTGGAAGTATGACAATATAG
- a CDS encoding lactate racemase domain-containing protein, translating into MGILQELLQDIPVPKMAKVSQEFKPDKIDDLGSALQSELEKEHIRETVKPGMEIAVAVGSRGLDRLVEMTAVTVKFLQDLGAKPFIVPCMGSHGGATGEGQKAVLEHLGVTEESVNAEIRSSMEVIKVGELSNGLPVYIDEIASKADGIVVINRVKPHTAFRGPVESGIMKMISIGLGKQKGAEACHQLGFKHMAEYVPAMAKMTMEKMPIIFAVASVENPFDKVAKIEVLAPEEIEERETELQKLSKQLLPKLHFDKIDVLIIDEIGKNISGDGMDPNITGRYPTPYAYGGPDVTKMVVLDLTPETEGNANGVGTADFTTQRLVDKMDREATYANGLTSTVVTPTHIATTLPNDRQTIQAAIKTSNILDFTTVKMVRIKNTLELSEIEVSEGLLDHVKDHESIDQISDLYDLDFDDVGNLT; encoded by the coding sequence ATGGGTATTCTTCAAGAACTTTTGCAGGACATTCCTGTTCCTAAAATGGCAAAAGTGAGTCAGGAATTTAAACCTGACAAGATAGATGACCTTGGCAGTGCGCTGCAATCTGAACTGGAAAAGGAACATATTAGAGAAACTGTTAAGCCGGGAATGGAAATTGCGGTGGCGGTTGGAAGCAGAGGTTTGGATCGTCTAGTTGAAATGACTGCTGTGACGGTTAAGTTCCTGCAGGATTTAGGTGCAAAGCCATTTATCGTACCATGTATGGGGAGCCATGGCGGGGCTACAGGTGAAGGTCAAAAAGCGGTACTGGAACATTTGGGCGTAACCGAGGAAAGTGTAAACGCAGAGATCCGATCTTCCATGGAAGTAATCAAAGTCGGGGAATTGTCGAATGGACTCCCTGTCTATATTGACGAAATTGCTTCGAAAGCAGATGGAATTGTCGTTATTAACCGAGTGAAGCCGCATACAGCTTTCCGTGGACCGGTTGAAAGCGGGATTATGAAGATGATCAGTATTGGACTTGGCAAACAAAAAGGTGCCGAAGCATGCCATCAGCTTGGCTTTAAACATATGGCGGAATACGTTCCGGCGATGGCAAAAATGACGATGGAAAAAATGCCAATTATCTTTGCGGTAGCGTCTGTTGAGAACCCATTTGATAAAGTGGCAAAAATAGAAGTACTGGCTCCTGAAGAAATCGAGGAAAGAGAAACAGAACTACAAAAGCTGTCAAAACAGTTATTACCGAAACTCCATTTTGACAAAATTGATGTACTTATCATTGATGAAATCGGCAAAAATATCAGCGGCGATGGGATGGATCCAAATATAACGGGGCGCTATCCAACACCTTATGCATATGGCGGACCAGATGTAACAAAAATGGTCGTGCTTGATTTAACCCCTGAAACAGAAGGGAATGCCAATGGGGTCGGAACAGCAGACTTCACCACACAACGTCTTGTTGACAAGATGGACCGGGAAGCAACATATGCCAACGGGTTAACATCAACGGTTGTGACGCCGACGCATATAGCCACAACCTTGCCTAATGATCGACAAACGATCCAGGCAGCCATTAAAACAAGTAATATTTTGGACTTTACAACAGTGAAAATGGTTCGCATTAAAAACACTTTGGAACTAAGTGAAATTGAGGTATCAGAAGGACTGCTTGATCATGTGAAGGACCATGAAAGCATTGACCAAATTTCAGACCTATATGATCTAGATTTTGATGACGTAGGTAATTTAACATAA
- a CDS encoding putative toxin-antitoxin system toxin component, PIN family yields MNETGNKIRVFIDSNILISALLSEKSHCRRLIRVLIQDHILILSSYSIDEVSRVLKRKFPDKLVEWDYMLSNIDFELAYSPEDISLFDVPHIRDEEDLPILLSALNVKPDIFVTGDKDFHTEEIQEFLVVYTPADFLRDFT; encoded by the coding sequence ATGAACGAAACAGGAAATAAAATTCGAGTGTTTATTGACTCGAATATACTCATATCGGCTTTACTTTCAGAGAAATCCCATTGCCGCCGATTAATAAGAGTGCTAATACAAGATCATATTCTTATCTTATCCAGCTACTCGATAGATGAAGTTTCTCGTGTTCTAAAAAGGAAATTTCCGGACAAATTAGTCGAATGGGATTACATGTTATCAAACATAGACTTTGAATTAGCCTATTCTCCCGAGGATATCTCTTTGTTTGATGTACCACACATTCGAGACGAAGAAGATTTACCAATATTATTATCAGCTTTAAATGTTAAACCAGATATCTTTGTGACTGGCGATAAGGATTTTCACACGGAGGAAATTCAGGAATTCCTAGTCGTCTACACACCGGCGGATTTCCTTCGTGATTTTACATAA
- a CDS encoding glycoside hydrolase family 3 protein yields the protein MKVVSNHLKKALIFSLVLLLAFSHAPFQASGDSSGSESGENDIPDVDTRVKDILEIDGEEFRDLNDNGELDPYEDWRLSVDARVEDLISRMTLEEKAGMMLISTHSMNEDPDDGRYVDENDEMITKNDMRYVIFRQTPPADELATYTNQLQEVAEETRLGIPVVVTSNPRNHTSTDYTDNTVAMDQHSFWPGTLGLAATRDADLVKEFAQIAAQEWRAAGIHKIYGYTADVTTDPLWSRIEDTFGEDPQLISDMMTSLVEGFQGEELGSDSVALTMKHFPGGGARDDGQDPHFENGNFNPYPTEGSLLEYHIPPFEAAIEAGVSSIMPYYAYPSNEHSADQGLPWYSEDQQFEEVGFALNEGIITDLLRGQLGFEGYVNSDTGAVTGEAWGAEDLTTVEKFAKAINAGTNIISGETDSTPIIRAVEEGLLEEEKIDESVDYLLTEMMQLGLFEDPYVDPGHALEVFNNQQSQELADEAHRKSNVLLRNDENILPLDDEKIDDVKLYVEQFGTDEDDTESTERLRQTIQNYDDSINITDDIEEATHAFVWVQPVVSNWDNDPAVQIGPDTGIDRVDRINEIQNTVPTILAVNMTQPWVMDTIEPNAEAVINTFHTKPESVVDIIRGEFNPTGTLPFTLPADMEAVENEVGDIPGFEEDPSYVYQAESGDDYGYGFGLSYIGAADTMTLVDQFEENGEFENAEVVRSLNMHLTTVDRFENQEAADKVVKHMESFKLLLDHQEDLISERAYKALKDNADSLLENWQ from the coding sequence TTGAAAGTAGTATCAAATCACTTAAAAAAGGCTTTGATATTTTCACTCGTTTTGTTGTTGGCCTTTTCGCATGCTCCTTTCCAAGCAAGTGGAGATAGCAGCGGATCGGAAAGCGGAGAAAACGATATCCCGGATGTTGATACTCGAGTGAAAGATATCCTTGAAATTGATGGGGAGGAATTCAGAGATTTAAATGACAACGGAGAACTGGATCCATATGAAGATTGGAGGCTTTCTGTTGACGCGCGAGTTGAAGATCTCATATCACGAATGACGCTTGAGGAAAAAGCAGGGATGATGCTTATTTCCACCCACAGTATGAATGAAGATCCGGATGATGGCCGATATGTAGATGAGAACGATGAGATGATTACCAAGAATGATATGCGGTATGTAATTTTCCGTCAAACTCCCCCTGCAGATGAACTGGCAACATATACAAATCAGCTACAAGAAGTGGCGGAAGAAACACGATTAGGTATCCCAGTTGTTGTAACTTCAAACCCAAGAAATCATACATCAACGGACTATACTGATAATACTGTAGCAATGGATCAACACTCTTTTTGGCCGGGAACCTTAGGTCTTGCAGCAACGCGTGATGCAGATCTTGTAAAGGAATTTGCTCAAATAGCCGCACAGGAATGGAGAGCTGCAGGAATTCATAAGATTTATGGGTATACGGCGGATGTCACAACAGATCCGTTATGGTCAAGAATTGAAGATACATTCGGAGAGGATCCTCAACTCATCTCCGACATGATGACTTCACTTGTTGAAGGATTCCAAGGTGAAGAGCTTGGTTCAGATAGTGTTGCTCTGACGATGAAGCATTTCCCTGGTGGCGGAGCACGTGATGATGGGCAGGATCCTCATTTTGAAAATGGTAATTTCAATCCTTATCCAACAGAAGGAAGCCTGCTAGAATATCACATCCCGCCATTTGAGGCCGCAATTGAAGCTGGTGTATCTTCCATCATGCCTTATTACGCATATCCAAGCAATGAGCACAGCGCGGATCAAGGATTGCCATGGTATAGTGAGGACCAGCAATTTGAAGAAGTTGGCTTTGCATTAAACGAAGGTATCATAACAGACTTACTGCGCGGTCAGCTTGGTTTCGAGGGTTATGTGAACTCTGACACCGGTGCGGTTACAGGTGAGGCCTGGGGTGCCGAAGATTTAACAACTGTGGAAAAATTTGCAAAAGCAATTAATGCAGGAACAAATATTATTTCTGGGGAAACTGATTCCACACCTATTATCAGGGCAGTTGAGGAAGGTTTACTGGAAGAAGAGAAAATTGATGAATCGGTAGACTATTTACTCACAGAAATGATGCAATTAGGATTGTTTGAAGATCCGTATGTAGACCCGGGTCATGCTTTGGAAGTCTTCAATAATCAACAATCACAGGAACTAGCTGACGAAGCACATCGCAAGTCCAACGTTCTATTGCGTAATGACGAAAATATTTTGCCGTTGGATGATGAAAAAATTGATGATGTTAAGCTTTATGTTGAGCAGTTCGGCACGGATGAAGATGATACTGAAAGCACTGAAAGATTAAGACAGACCATCCAAAATTATGATGACTCTATCAACATTACGGATGATATCGAGGAAGCAACACATGCGTTTGTTTGGGTACAACCAGTAGTATCGAATTGGGATAATGATCCAGCGGTTCAAATAGGCCCTGACACAGGAATTGATCGGGTAGACAGAATCAATGAAATTCAGAATACGGTCCCGACTATTCTTGCGGTAAACATGACCCAACCGTGGGTAATGGATACAATTGAACCGAATGCGGAAGCAGTCATCAACACATTTCACACGAAGCCTGAGTCGGTAGTGGATATTATTCGAGGGGAATTCAACCCTACAGGAACACTTCCATTTACGCTTCCTGCTGATATGGAAGCAGTAGAAAATGAAGTCGGGGATATTCCTGGCTTTGAGGAAGATCCTTCTTATGTTTATCAGGCAGAAAGTGGAGATGACTATGGTTATGGTTTTGGTTTGTCGTATATAGGTGCTGCCGATACGATGACCCTTGTTGATCAATTCGAGGAAAATGGCGAGTTTGAAAATGCTGAAGTTGTCCGTTCTTTAAACATGCATTTGACTACTGTAGATCGTTTTGAAAATCAAGAAGCAGCCGATAAAGTTGTCAAGCACATGGAAAGTTTTAAATTGCTGCTTGATCATCAAGAAGATTTGATATCTGAGAGAGCGTATAAGGCACTCAAGGATAATGCTGATTCTTTACTTGAGAACTGGCAATAA
- the larB gene encoding nickel pincer cofactor biosynthesis protein LarB, whose translation MEDILKQVQDGTLSVAEAKVKLAGYEDLGFAKVDHQRKKRQGFPEIIYGEGKSPEQITSIIEAIKAKGNDVLATRISGEKAEVILKLHPELIYYDVAEILTWQQTGTTNESDSYIAVVCAGTSDLKIAEEAAVTAELLGRKVKRFYDVGVAGIHRLLDNAEDIQNATVSVVVAGMEGALPSVVGGLVAHPVIAVPTSVGYGANFQGLSALLTMLNSCASGISVVNIDNGFGGAYNAVLIDQLANKA comes from the coding sequence ATGGAAGATATATTAAAGCAGGTCCAAGATGGTACGTTAAGTGTAGCAGAAGCCAAGGTAAAATTAGCTGGATATGAGGATTTAGGCTTTGCGAAAGTGGACCATCAACGGAAAAAACGCCAGGGTTTTCCGGAGATTATTTATGGAGAAGGGAAGTCACCTGAACAAATCACCTCTATCATTGAAGCGATTAAAGCAAAAGGTAATGATGTGCTGGCGACCAGGATTTCCGGTGAGAAGGCAGAAGTAATTCTCAAGTTACATCCTGAACTTATCTATTATGACGTCGCGGAAATTTTAACCTGGCAACAAACGGGAACCACCAACGAGTCTGATAGTTATATCGCAGTTGTTTGTGCCGGCACTTCTGATTTAAAAATAGCAGAAGAAGCTGCTGTTACAGCAGAGCTACTGGGTCGTAAAGTCAAGCGCTTTTATGATGTCGGTGTTGCCGGTATCCATCGTCTGCTGGACAATGCTGAAGACATTCAAAACGCTACTGTGTCTGTAGTTGTAGCAGGTATGGAAGGTGCGCTGCCAAGCGTTGTCGGTGGCCTTGTTGCACATCCCGTAATCGCTGTTCCTACGAGCGTTGGGTATGGCGCGAATTTTCAAGGGTTGTCCGCCTTGCTTACAATGTTAAATTCCTGCGCATCAGGTATTAGTGTTGTAAATATAGATAATGGCTTTGGTGGCGCTTATAATGCGGTGTTGATTGATCAGCTAGCAAATAAAGCATAA
- a CDS encoding CAP domain-containing protein, whose protein sequence is MKRFILLLMIVFIGYVSKPLWEEPVQQFVSSYVMDPIQSTVDWAQDNPDIDAAIDSLNQQLNSLFATIDDLTPESESNDTDIETPELTDPTDQIFSVHNIEIGDSRAEVEQETGEPQRTSENEYGVDWEAYHENYQNFIMVAYDEEDTVRGLYTNQDLIASPTGIELGSSKESVDEHLGTPESSMRKGLVNYQINDNGEYDVFQIDNNYVTMFYDKHENNTVTAIQVIDEELEQNKNAFYAEPSEQLQEGLEYQLFDLTNATRAKHDLPILTWDDEVRETAQDHSLDMAENQYFDHVNLEGQSPFDRMEEDDIGFTTAGENLAYGQYSSIFAHEGLMNSLGHRENILRENYRNLGVGVAFNDESQPYYTEKFYSDSLAL, encoded by the coding sequence GTGAAACGATTTATTCTACTATTAATGATTGTGTTTATCGGCTATGTTTCAAAGCCGTTATGGGAAGAGCCAGTTCAACAATTTGTTTCTTCATATGTGATGGATCCCATCCAATCTACAGTCGATTGGGCACAGGATAATCCAGATATCGATGCTGCAATTGACAGTCTAAATCAGCAATTGAATTCTCTGTTTGCGACGATTGATGATCTAACGCCAGAATCAGAATCAAACGATACGGACATTGAAACACCGGAATTAACAGACCCCACAGATCAAATATTTTCGGTTCATAATATTGAAATAGGTGATTCCAGAGCTGAAGTTGAACAGGAAACCGGAGAACCACAGCGGACTTCGGAAAATGAATATGGTGTGGACTGGGAAGCCTATCATGAAAACTATCAAAATTTCATTATGGTTGCTTATGACGAAGAAGATACCGTTCGTGGCCTTTATACCAACCAAGATTTGATTGCCTCTCCAACCGGAATAGAACTCGGAAGCTCAAAAGAATCTGTTGATGAGCATCTCGGTACTCCTGAATCGTCCATGAGGAAAGGTTTGGTCAACTATCAGATTAATGATAATGGAGAATATGATGTATTCCAGATCGACAACAACTATGTCACTATGTTTTATGATAAGCACGAAAATAATACAGTTACTGCCATCCAAGTTATCGATGAAGAACTCGAACAAAACAAAAATGCGTTTTATGCAGAACCTAGCGAGCAGCTGCAAGAAGGCTTAGAATATCAGTTGTTTGATTTAACAAATGCCACAAGAGCAAAACACGATTTGCCTATTCTTACATGGGATGATGAGGTTAGAGAAACTGCTCAGGATCATAGCTTGGACATGGCGGAAAATCAATACTTCGATCATGTAAATTTAGAAGGCCAATCTCCATTTGATCGTATGGAGGAAGACGATATTGGTTTTACGACCGCTGGTGAAAACCTTGCATACGGCCAGTACAGCAGCATTTTTGCTCACGAGGGGCTCATGAATTCCTTGGGACACAGGGAAAACATCCTCCGGGAGAATTATAGAAATTTAGGAGTAGGAGTGGCTTTTAATGACGAATCACAGCCTTATTATACCGAAAAGTTTTATAGTGATTCTTTAGCTCTATAG
- a CDS encoding aldo/keto reductase, producing the protein MHFLSISSKIFSSKKYNANVFQILLAWCVRNGNTIAISQFSNAEHVINKVKAANIKLTEEDLAKIDAVYPEPSVSYEQIESMLTN; encoded by the coding sequence TTGCATTTTTTGTCAATATCTTCTAAGATTTTTTCTTCAAAAAAGTATAATGCAAATGTTTTTCAAATTTTACTGGCGTGGTGTGTTAGAAATGGGAACACCATTGCTATATCACAATTCAGTAATGCTGAACACGTTATAAATAAAGTAAAAGCTGCAAACATCAAGCTTACAGAAGAGGATCTGGCTAAAATAGATGCTGTTTACCCAGAGCCAAGTGTTAGTTATGAACAGATTGAGAGCATGCTCACTAATTAA
- a CDS encoding AbrB/MazE/SpoVT family DNA-binding domain-containing protein, whose product MEMYKAKSARLTSKGQITVPKTVRQALNLEEGDQIIFEVEGDGKMVVKKGALVVFDEFADSISREAKEKGISEEELLEDLKQVRKEMWDERNRK is encoded by the coding sequence ATGGAAATGTATAAAGCGAAATCAGCTCGTCTAACTTCAAAAGGTCAAATTACAGTCCCAAAAACAGTACGCCAAGCACTTAATTTGGAGGAAGGTGATCAAATTATATTCGAAGTGGAAGGCGATGGGAAAATGGTTGTGAAGAAAGGTGCATTAGTTGTTTTCGATGAATTTGCAGATTCGATTAGCCGGGAAGCCAAAGAAAAAGGGATCAGTGAAGAAGAATTGCTGGAGGACTTGAAACAGGTTCGAAAGGAGATGTGGGATGAACGAAACAGGAAATAA
- a CDS encoding gluconokinase, producing the protein MGRELVAGLDLGTTSVKAVLFDLRGKLIAESEKMNTTYYPQAGWVEQEPMEIERSTALAMKEVIEKASVEDDELLTVGISCAMHSIICVDDSFEPLSNMLIWSDGRSSAQAQELMQSNGMDIYGRTGTPIHPMSPLLKLRWMKENNYPSYQKATYFMSMKEFLLQKWFGERIVDYSMASASGMLNVEALDWDEDALAFAGVKREQLSKIVPPTEVLPALNPSVAEEIGMDSQVPFVIGAADGQLANLGSGAISPGEVAVSVGTSGAIRQFIKGASVNKKHETFTYAFTDDTSIIGGPTNNGGIALQWLKDLLDFQGSHDELTAMAEKIEPGAEGIIFLPYVNGERAPLWNQHAKGNFYGLSIGHKKEHLVRAVLEGITFNIYQIGKSLEEIAGKPEKISVNGGLAKSPLWVQIMADVFGQEIYLSDTHHNAAWGAAWTALVGIDKIRSFEAIKENMPAEQVIQPNRENHAKYIEIYEKYKKIAKDLSVNFGK; encoded by the coding sequence ATGGGTAGAGAATTAGTCGCCGGACTTGACCTCGGGACAACAAGTGTGAAGGCCGTTTTGTTTGACCTTCGTGGAAAATTAATTGCTGAATCGGAGAAAATGAACACCACCTATTATCCTCAAGCAGGATGGGTGGAGCAGGAACCAATGGAAATTGAGCGTTCTACAGCCCTTGCGATGAAAGAAGTTATTGAAAAAGCTAGTGTAGAAGATGATGAATTACTAACGGTCGGAATCTCTTGTGCGATGCATTCGATTATTTGTGTAGATGACAGCTTTGAGCCTTTATCAAACATGCTCATCTGGTCTGATGGTAGAAGCAGCGCTCAGGCTCAGGAACTCATGCAATCAAATGGAATGGATATTTACGGAAGGACAGGTACACCCATTCACCCGATGTCCCCATTGCTAAAATTGCGGTGGATGAAGGAAAATAATTATCCGTCCTATCAGAAAGCGACGTATTTCATGTCGATGAAAGAATTTTTGCTGCAAAAATGGTTCGGTGAGCGTATTGTTGATTATTCGATGGCATCCGCATCAGGCATGTTGAATGTCGAGGCTTTGGACTGGGATGAGGATGCGTTAGCGTTTGCGGGTGTAAAAAGGGAACAGTTATCAAAAATTGTGCCACCTACGGAAGTGCTGCCGGCTTTAAATCCATCAGTTGCTGAAGAAATTGGTATGGATTCACAAGTCCCTTTTGTTATTGGAGCAGCGGATGGACAGCTGGCAAACCTGGGGAGTGGTGCGATTTCTCCTGGAGAAGTGGCTGTTTCTGTTGGTACAAGTGGCGCGATCAGACAATTTATTAAAGGAGCAAGCGTCAATAAAAAGCATGAAACATTTACATATGCTTTTACCGATGATACTTCTATAATAGGTGGACCTACAAATAATGGCGGCATTGCCCTGCAATGGTTAAAAGATCTGCTGGATTTTCAGGGAAGTCATGATGAACTGACTGCTATGGCGGAAAAAATCGAACCCGGGGCAGAGGGGATTATTTTTCTTCCGTATGTAAATGGGGAAAGAGCCCCGTTATGGAATCAGCATGCCAAAGGGAATTTTTACGGATTGAGCATTGGTCATAAAAAAGAACATTTAGTACGTGCGGTGCTTGAAGGGATTACATTTAATATTTACCAAATTGGCAAATCACTGGAAGAGATAGCAGGCAAGCCTGAGAAGATCAGTGTCAATGGAGGGTTGGCCAAGTCGCCGTTATGGGTGCAAATCATGGCAGATGTATTCGGGCAAGAAATATATCTCTCAGACACGCATCATAATGCAGCATGGGGCGCGGCTTGGACAGCCTTGGTTGGAATTGACAAGATTCGTTCCTTTGAGGCGATTAAAGAAAATATGCCGGCTGAGCAAGTCATTCAGCCGAATAGGGAGAATCATGCTAAGTATATAGAAATATATGAGAAGTACAAGAAGATCGCAAAAGATTTGTCGGTCAACTTTGGCAAATAG